A stretch of the Tannerella serpentiformis genome encodes the following:
- a CDS encoding ABC-F family ATP-binding cassette domain-containing protein, with amino-acid sequence MISIEGLTVEFGGFTLLDHLSFVVNKKDRIALVGKNGAGKSTLLKILAGLQQPTSGVVSVPRDTTIGYLPQQMQLEDKRTVRQEAELAFAHIHETEAAVERLNRELAERSDYDSETYHTLIERMTTLSERLQLIGATSYQAELERTLLGLGFARDDFDRPTAEFSGGWRMRIELAKLLLRRPDVLLLDEPTNHLDIESIQWLEHFMATSSNVVVLVSHDRAFINNTTRRTLEIELGHIYDYKVKYDEYVQLRRERREQQQRAYENQQKMLADTEAFIERFRYKATKAVQVQSRIKQLARVERIEVDAEDTAMLHLRFPPAPRSGSYPVIAEHLTKRYGDHLVFSDATFTIHRGDKVAFVGKNGEGKSTLVKCIMGEIADYSGTLRLGHNVRIGYFAQNQAQLLDETKTVFETIDYVATGDIRTKIRDILGAFMFGGEASDKKVGVLSGGERSRLAMIRLLLEPVNLLILDEPTNHLDMRSKDVLKEALSDFDGTLIVVSHDREFLDGLVDKVYEFGGGRVREHLGGIYDFLERKRIENLRELERRTAAPAQSVSTEESGAPSAKRSYEEQKEQARKIRRLEKAVADVEREISDLERRSAELEAQMNTPEGAADTSLFAAHNDLQKALSDAMDRWSEASETLDAAKNES; translated from the coding sequence ATGATCTCAATCGAAGGTTTGACCGTCGAATTTGGCGGATTCACACTGCTGGACCACCTCTCGTTCGTGGTGAACAAAAAAGACCGGATCGCGCTGGTCGGAAAAAATGGCGCGGGCAAATCGACGCTGCTCAAGATCCTCGCCGGATTGCAACAGCCGACAAGCGGTGTCGTCAGCGTGCCGCGTGACACGACGATCGGCTACCTGCCGCAGCAGATGCAACTCGAGGATAAACGTACCGTGCGCCAAGAGGCAGAGCTGGCTTTTGCACATATCCACGAAACGGAGGCGGCTGTCGAGCGCCTCAATCGGGAGCTTGCGGAGCGCTCGGATTACGACAGCGAAACGTACCACACGCTCATCGAGCGCATGACTACGCTCAGCGAACGCCTTCAGCTGATCGGCGCCACGAGTTATCAGGCGGAGTTAGAGCGGACGCTGCTCGGCCTCGGGTTTGCGCGCGACGACTTCGACCGGCCCACGGCGGAGTTCAGCGGCGGATGGCGCATGCGCATCGAGCTGGCTAAGCTGCTGCTCCGGCGGCCGGACGTCTTGCTGCTGGACGAACCCACGAACCATCTGGACATCGAATCCATCCAGTGGTTAGAGCATTTTATGGCCACGTCGTCCAATGTGGTGGTGCTCGTTTCCCACGACCGAGCGTTCATCAACAACACTACGCGCCGCACACTCGAGATCGAGCTGGGGCACATCTATGACTACAAAGTGAAGTACGACGAATACGTACAGCTCCGGCGTGAACGACGCGAACAGCAGCAGCGGGCGTATGAAAACCAACAAAAAATGTTGGCCGACACGGAGGCTTTCATCGAGCGTTTTCGATATAAGGCTACGAAGGCGGTGCAGGTGCAATCACGCATTAAACAGTTGGCACGCGTGGAGCGGATTGAGGTCGACGCCGAGGATACGGCCATGCTCCACCTCCGCTTTCCGCCGGCGCCGCGCTCGGGCTCGTATCCCGTGATTGCGGAACATCTCACGAAACGATATGGCGACCACCTCGTCTTTTCGGACGCCACGTTTACGATTCATCGCGGAGACAAAGTCGCCTTCGTGGGGAAAAATGGCGAGGGAAAATCGACGCTCGTCAAGTGTATCATGGGCGAGATCGCGGATTATAGCGGCACGCTGCGCCTCGGTCACAATGTCCGAATTGGCTATTTCGCGCAGAATCAGGCCCAACTCTTAGACGAAACGAAGACCGTCTTTGAAACTATCGACTATGTGGCCACGGGCGACATACGGACGAAAATTCGTGACATCCTCGGGGCGTTCATGTTCGGCGGCGAGGCGTCGGACAAGAAAGTCGGCGTGCTTTCCGGCGGAGAGCGCAGCCGGCTGGCCATGATTCGGTTGCTGCTCGAACCCGTCAATCTGCTGATCCTCGACGAGCCGACAAACCATTTAGACATGCGCTCGAAGGACGTGCTCAAGGAGGCGCTCAGCGACTTCGACGGGACGCTCATCGTCGTCTCGCACGACCGCGAATTCCTCGACGGATTGGTGGATAAAGTGTACGAGTTCGGCGGGGGCCGCGTCCGCGAGCACCTCGGGGGGATCTACGACTTCCTCGAGCGCAAAAGGATCGAGAATTTGCGTGAGTTAGAGCGGCGTACGGCTGCGCCTGCCCAGTCGGTGTCGACGGAGGAAAGCGGAGCGCCGTCGGCCAAGCGATCTTATGAGGAGCAAAAGGAGCAGGCGCGGAAGATCCGCCGATTGGAGAAGGCCGTGGCCGACGTCGAACGCGAGATTTCCGATTTGGAGCGCCGCAGCGCCGAGTTGGAAGCGCAAATGAATACGCCTGAAGGTGCCGCCGATACGTCGCTTTTCGCCGCCCATAACGATCTGCAAAAAGCGCTCTCCGACGCGATGGATCGTTGGTCTGAGGCCTCCGAGACGTTAGATGCGGCCAAAAACGAGTCGTAG
- the clpB gene encoding ATP-dependent chaperone ClpB, whose protein sequence is MNLNNFTIKSQEAVQKAVELVGQQNQQSIEVTHLLKAVILTGESVVNFLFQKLGINPQGLNAALDRKIASYPKVEGGEPYLSREANAVLQKAVDYCGKMGDQYVSLEHIILALFSERSDASQMLKDAGMTEKELRAAIDELRKGNHVTSQSAEDTYDSLSKYAINLNERARSGKLDPVIGRDEEIRRVLQILSRRTKNNPILIGEPGVGKTAIAEGLAHRIVRGDVPENLKSKQIFSLDMGALIAGAKYKGEFEERLKAVVNEVTKSDGQIILFIDEIHTLVGAGKSDGAMDAANILKPALARGELRAIGATTLDEYQKYFEKDKALERRFQTVMVDEPDEADTISILRGLKEKYENHHKIRIKDDAIIAAVQLSSRYITDRFLPDKAIDLMDEAAARLRMQVDSVPESLDEVSRRIAQLEIEREAIKREDDQPKLEQLSREIADLKEDEKKQKARWQNEKELIDRIQQNRIDIESLKYEADRAEREGDYGKVAEIRYGRIKTKEEENADIQRQLHEMQGASAMIKEEVDSEDIADVVSRWTGIPVSKMLQSEREKLLHLEDELHKRVVGQDEAIRAIADAVRRSRAGLQDPKRPIGSFIFLGTTGVGKTELAKALAEYLFDDENMMTRIDMSEYQEKFSATRLVGAPPGYVGYDEGGQLTEAIRRKPYSVVLFDEIEKAHPDVFNVLLQVLDDGRLTDNKGRTVNFKNTIIIMTSNMGSSLIRDRFEQLTDENRERVVAETKSEVLDLLKKTIRPEFLNRIDEIIMFTPLTEQEIRQIVGLQLKGVERMAAANGIALQFSDTAVAYLAEKGYDPQFGARPVKRAIQELVLNELSKEILSGKIDRGHAVKVDFREGQLVFGN, encoded by the coding sequence ATGAATCTGAACAATTTCACGATCAAATCGCAGGAAGCGGTGCAGAAGGCGGTAGAGCTGGTCGGCCAGCAAAACCAACAGAGCATCGAGGTCACGCACCTCTTGAAAGCTGTCATACTGACAGGTGAGAGTGTGGTGAACTTCCTCTTCCAAAAGTTAGGCATCAACCCGCAAGGATTGAACGCGGCGCTGGATCGGAAGATCGCCTCCTATCCGAAGGTGGAGGGCGGCGAACCCTACCTCAGCCGCGAGGCCAACGCGGTGCTGCAAAAAGCCGTGGACTATTGCGGCAAGATGGGCGACCAATACGTGTCGCTCGAACACATCATCCTGGCGCTCTTCTCCGAGCGTAGCGACGCCTCGCAAATGCTCAAGGACGCGGGCATGACCGAGAAGGAGCTGCGCGCGGCCATCGACGAGCTGCGGAAGGGCAACCACGTGACCAGCCAATCGGCCGAGGACACGTACGACTCGCTGAGCAAATACGCCATCAACCTGAACGAACGCGCACGGTCGGGTAAGCTCGACCCCGTGATCGGACGCGATGAGGAGATCCGACGCGTGCTCCAAATCCTGAGTCGACGGACAAAGAACAACCCGATCCTGATCGGTGAACCGGGCGTCGGTAAGACGGCCATCGCTGAAGGGTTGGCGCACCGTATCGTGCGCGGCGACGTGCCCGAGAACCTGAAGAGCAAACAGATCTTCTCGCTCGACATGGGCGCACTGATCGCTGGAGCGAAGTACAAGGGCGAGTTCGAAGAGCGACTCAAGGCCGTAGTGAACGAGGTGACCAAGTCCGACGGGCAGATCATCCTCTTTATCGACGAGATCCACACGCTGGTGGGTGCAGGCAAGAGCGACGGCGCGATGGACGCGGCCAACATCCTCAAGCCGGCCTTGGCACGCGGCGAACTGCGAGCCATCGGCGCCACGACGCTCGACGAGTACCAGAAGTATTTCGAGAAAGACAAGGCCTTGGAGCGGCGTTTCCAGACCGTCATGGTGGACGAGCCGGACGAGGCAGACACGATCTCCATCCTCCGCGGACTGAAAGAGAAGTATGAGAATCACCACAAGATCCGCATCAAGGACGACGCTATCATCGCGGCCGTGCAGCTCTCCTCGCGCTACATCACCGACCGCTTCCTGCCCGACAAAGCCATCGACCTGATGGACGAGGCGGCGGCCCGTCTGCGCATGCAGGTGGACTCCGTGCCCGAATCGCTCGACGAGGTATCGCGCCGCATCGCCCAATTGGAGATCGAGCGTGAGGCCATCAAGCGCGAAGACGATCAGCCGAAGCTCGAGCAGCTCAGCCGCGAGATCGCGGACCTGAAGGAGGACGAGAAGAAGCAAAAAGCGCGCTGGCAAAACGAGAAGGAGCTGATCGACCGCATCCAGCAGAACCGCATCGACATCGAGTCGCTGAAGTACGAGGCCGACCGCGCCGAGCGCGAGGGCGACTATGGCAAGGTAGCCGAGATTCGCTACGGGCGGATCAAGACGAAAGAGGAGGAGAACGCCGACATCCAGCGCCAGTTGCACGAGATGCAGGGCGCCTCGGCCATGATCAAAGAGGAGGTGGACAGCGAAGACATCGCCGACGTCGTCTCCCGCTGGACGGGCATCCCGGTGAGCAAGATGTTGCAAAGCGAGCGCGAGAAACTGCTGCACTTAGAGGACGAGTTGCACAAGCGCGTCGTAGGTCAAGACGAGGCCATCCGCGCCATTGCTGACGCCGTGCGCCGCAGTCGGGCGGGGCTGCAAGACCCGAAGCGCCCCATCGGATCGTTCATTTTCCTCGGCACTACGGGCGTCGGTAAGACGGAGCTGGCCAAGGCGCTCGCCGAATACCTCTTCGACGACGAGAACATGATGACGCGGATCGACATGAGCGAATATCAGGAGAAGTTCAGCGCCACGCGGCTCGTCGGAGCGCCTCCGGGATACGTCGGTTACGACGAGGGCGGACAGCTCACGGAGGCCATCCGGCGCAAGCCCTACTCCGTGGTCCTCTTCGACGAGATCGAAAAGGCGCACCCGGACGTCTTCAACGTGCTGCTGCAAGTGCTCGACGACGGCCGCCTGACGGACAACAAGGGCCGCACGGTGAACTTCAAGAACACGATCATCATCATGACCAGCAATATGGGTTCGTCGCTCATCCGCGACCGTTTCGAGCAACTGACCGACGAGAACCGTGAGCGCGTCGTCGCCGAAACGAAGTCCGAGGTGCTCGACCTGCTGAAGAAGACCATCCGTCCGGAGTTCCTCAACCGCATCGACGAGATCATCATGTTCACCCCGCTCACCGAGCAGGAGATCCGCCAGATCGTCGGCTTGCAACTCAAGGGCGTGGAGCGCATGGCCGCCGCCAACGGCATCGCGCTGCAATTCTCCGACACCGCCGTGGCCTACCTCGCCGAGAAGGGCTACGACCCGCAGTTCGGCGCCCGCCCCGTGAAGCGCGCCATCCAAGAGCTTGTCCTCAACGAGCTCTCGAAAGAGATCCTCAGCGGCAAGATCGACCGCGGCCATGCCGTCAAGGTGGACTTCCGCGAGGGGCAGCTGGTGTTCGGCAACTAA
- the mnmE gene encoding tRNA uridine-5-carboxymethylaminomethyl(34) synthesis GTPase MnmE: protein MNTHLDFSTICALSTPAGSGALAIVRVSGPEAVTLCDRFFQPRSGVPLAERRSHTATFGRLVRDGELLDEAVATVFRAPHSFTGEDTVELSCHGSTFIQQRLLEWLIDGGARAAAPGEFTRRAFLNGRMDLSQAEAVADLIASTSAGMHRVAMNQMRGGFSDELATLRAQLLEFASLVELELDFGDHEELEFADRTRLGELADRIARRIDTLAASFAAGNALRHGLPVAIIGRPNVGKSTLLNGLLNEERAIVSDIPGTTRDTIEETLTLDGRLFRFIDTAGLRDRTTDRIEEIGILRSFEKADQAAIILYLLDLTDSTADDWLEASRWLRRYEKPVLMVGTKNDLARRSPIHTTDNVQAIHISCREPADIERVKQRIVELADTLTVGTHDVIVTNVRHYEALCRAGEAIRRVLAGLSDGLPGDLLAEDLRDCLHALGEITGGEIVTDEVLANIFSKFCIGK from the coding sequence ATGAACACCCACCTCGATTTCTCCACCATCTGCGCCTTGTCCACGCCTGCGGGAAGTGGCGCGTTGGCCATCGTGCGCGTCTCCGGACCGGAGGCGGTCACGCTTTGCGACCGTTTTTTCCAACCTCGCTCGGGTGTACCGCTCGCCGAGCGTCGCTCGCATACGGCCACCTTCGGCCGTCTTGTCCGCGATGGCGAACTGCTCGACGAGGCTGTGGCTACCGTCTTCCGTGCCCCGCATTCGTTCACCGGTGAGGACACCGTGGAGCTGTCTTGCCACGGCTCGACCTTCATCCAACAACGCCTCCTTGAATGGCTCATCGACGGCGGAGCGCGCGCTGCCGCACCGGGCGAGTTCACCCGACGCGCCTTCCTCAATGGGCGTATGGATCTCTCGCAGGCGGAGGCTGTGGCCGACCTGATCGCATCGACTTCGGCCGGTATGCATCGCGTGGCGATGAACCAAATGCGTGGCGGATTCTCCGACGAATTGGCCACGCTACGCGCACAGTTGCTCGAATTTGCCTCGCTCGTGGAACTGGAGCTGGACTTTGGCGATCACGAGGAGCTGGAGTTTGCTGACCGCACACGCCTTGGCGAACTGGCTGATCGCATCGCCCGACGCATCGACACCTTGGCAGCCTCGTTCGCCGCCGGCAATGCACTCCGACACGGGTTGCCTGTGGCCATTATCGGCCGACCAAACGTGGGCAAGTCGACGCTGCTGAACGGGCTGCTCAACGAGGAGCGCGCCATCGTCTCAGACATCCCCGGCACAACGCGCGACACGATCGAGGAGACACTCACCCTCGACGGCCGACTTTTCCGCTTCATCGACACCGCCGGTTTACGCGATCGCACGACGGACCGCATCGAGGAGATCGGCATCCTTCGTAGCTTCGAAAAGGCCGATCAGGCCGCCATCATCCTTTACCTCCTCGACCTGACCGACAGCACGGCCGACGATTGGCTCGAGGCCAGCCGCTGGCTGCGGCGCTACGAGAAGCCCGTGCTGATGGTCGGCACGAAGAACGATCTGGCCCGCCGTAGCCCGATCCACACGACGGACAACGTGCAGGCGATCCACATCTCTTGCCGCGAGCCGGCCGACATCGAGCGTGTGAAGCAGCGGATCGTCGAGCTGGCCGATACGCTTACGGTGGGCACGCACGACGTGATCGTCACCAACGTGCGCCACTACGAGGCGCTCTGCCGCGCAGGCGAGGCCATCCGACGCGTACTGGCGGGACTCAGCGACGGTTTGCCGGGCGATCTGCTCGCGGAGGATCTGCGCGACTGCCTCCACGCGCTCGGCGAGATCACCGGCGGCGAGATCGTCACCGACGAGGTGCTCGCCAACATCTTCTCCAAGTTCTGCATCGGGAAGTAG
- a CDS encoding SusC/RagA family TonB-linked outer membrane protein: protein MKKRLMMLLALILIGTGAAMAQTQASGTVTDQQGEPMIGVTVHVKGNTTTGTITDIDGKFALSVPKGSTLVISYVGYKTQELPATAGMKVVLVDDNEQLDEVIVVAYGTSKRSAFTGSATVINSDALTKKQATNVVQALAGQVAGLQMTSGSGQAGGDAPTMLLRGIGSINASTGPLIIVDGAPYDGGWDNINPADVESISVLKDAASNALYGARGANGVIIITTKNAKSGEAVITASAKWGANTRGTIDYDYIKDPGQYYEAQYRALYNKLHYVDKLSADDAYVQANQDLVSGVKEKGGLAYNVYSYPDGQYLIGKDGKLNPNATLGRVVNGHMLLPDDWTKEAYSTSLRQEYNVNVTGGNEALQLYSSFGYLKDNGVLPNSGYERYSARVKASHQAKKWLKYGMNVGYVYSTTQTLSESESTDPTAFTQGIAPIYPVYLRDANGNIRTDENGKMYDYGVATAGPKLVRPAYSNLSIQTMMLDLQQTKAHSLNGNAFTDILFSDELKFTFNAATSVFGQRYFTSGNPFYGWGIEEKGNISVYHYRTTTLNLQQLLNYNHTFGDSHNFSALLGHEYYKYNYVQLSASKKNMFSYWGNHELEGAVIDGKKADSYATNYNTEGYFFRGLYDYNGKYFASASFRRDASSRFHPKHRWGNFYSLGGAYLISNEEFFKCKAFDMLKIKFSIGQQGNDNIDDFYYTDRYGINNNNDALSLSFSDKGKEDITWETNTNVNLGAEFELWKGKLTGDVELFYRKTTDMLNFFTVPPSLGYNGYYDNIGDMVNSGVELDLHYTPIKRKDLVWTINFNLTHYKNKISYLPEEKKTNNEGGYEGYVNGIRYYGEGLPINTWRIHRFAGLSPEGKSLWYYTDKTTGEEKTTDSFSNADYYLCGDPNPDLYGGFGTSLSFRGFDFSAQFSYSVGGKIYDYGYASMMSNPIASSASGFRLHKDVFNAWSPENTSSEIPRWYFNDLDAAGQSDRFLIDGSYLNLQNIQLGYTVPEKLTKRLGGVRNLRFYVTCDNIYYWSKRKGLDPRTTTTGSTSSAGVSPYRTYSAGLSLQF, encoded by the coding sequence ATGAAAAAGAGATTAATGATGTTGCTGGCTCTTATCCTGATAGGGACAGGGGCCGCGATGGCGCAGACACAGGCCAGCGGCACTGTGACTGACCAGCAGGGTGAGCCCATGATCGGCGTCACCGTGCATGTGAAAGGCAATACCACGACAGGTACCATCACGGACATCGACGGCAAATTCGCCCTCTCGGTGCCCAAGGGTAGCACGCTGGTTATTTCCTATGTGGGATACAAAACGCAAGAATTACCGGCCACGGCTGGGATGAAGGTCGTCTTGGTGGACGACAACGAGCAGCTCGATGAAGTCATCGTCGTGGCTTACGGTACCTCCAAACGATCGGCCTTTACGGGTTCGGCCACCGTGATCAATTCCGACGCATTGACCAAGAAGCAGGCTACGAACGTGGTGCAGGCCCTGGCCGGACAGGTGGCGGGCCTCCAGATGACGAGTGGCTCGGGTCAGGCCGGTGGCGACGCGCCGACCATGTTGCTCCGCGGTATCGGCTCCATCAACGCCAGTACGGGCCCGCTGATCATCGTCGACGGTGCTCCTTACGACGGCGGTTGGGACAACATCAACCCGGCCGACGTGGAGTCTATCTCCGTGCTGAAAGACGCCGCTTCTAATGCGCTTTACGGTGCACGCGGTGCCAATGGCGTGATCATCATCACGACGAAGAACGCGAAGTCGGGCGAAGCCGTCATCACGGCCTCTGCGAAGTGGGGCGCCAATACACGCGGTACGATCGACTACGATTACATCAAGGATCCCGGACAGTATTACGAGGCACAATACCGCGCACTCTACAACAAGCTCCACTACGTGGACAAGCTCTCAGCCGACGACGCCTATGTGCAGGCCAACCAGGACTTAGTGAGCGGCGTGAAAGAGAAGGGCGGCCTGGCTTACAACGTCTACAGCTATCCCGACGGGCAGTATCTGATCGGTAAGGATGGCAAGCTGAACCCGAACGCGACGCTGGGACGTGTGGTGAACGGTCACATGCTGCTGCCGGACGACTGGACGAAAGAGGCTTACAGCACCTCGCTGCGCCAGGAGTATAACGTGAACGTGACGGGTGGCAACGAAGCGCTGCAGCTCTACTCCTCTTTCGGTTACCTCAAAGACAATGGCGTGCTGCCTAACTCGGGCTATGAGCGCTATTCGGCCCGCGTCAAGGCTTCGCACCAAGCGAAGAAGTGGCTGAAGTATGGCATGAACGTGGGCTATGTCTACAGTACCACGCAAACGCTCTCCGAGTCAGAATCGACCGACCCGACTGCCTTCACGCAAGGCATTGCGCCGATCTACCCCGTCTACTTGCGCGACGCCAACGGCAACATCCGCACCGACGAGAACGGTAAGATGTACGACTATGGTGTGGCTACGGCTGGCCCCAAGCTGGTGCGCCCGGCTTACTCCAACCTCTCGATCCAAACGATGATGCTCGATCTGCAACAGACCAAGGCGCACTCACTGAACGGCAATGCCTTTACAGACATCCTCTTTTCCGACGAACTGAAGTTCACCTTCAACGCCGCTACGTCTGTCTTTGGACAGCGTTACTTCACCTCCGGAAACCCCTTCTATGGCTGGGGCATCGAAGAGAAGGGAAACATTTCGGTCTATCATTATCGCACCACCACGCTCAACCTCCAGCAGTTGCTGAACTACAACCATACCTTCGGCGACAGCCACAACTTCTCCGCTCTCTTGGGGCATGAGTATTACAAGTACAACTACGTGCAACTCTCGGCTTCCAAGAAGAACATGTTCTCTTACTGGGGCAATCATGAGCTGGAAGGCGCCGTGATCGACGGTAAAAAAGCGGACTCTTACGCCACCAACTACAATACCGAAGGCTACTTCTTCCGTGGGCTCTACGACTACAACGGCAAATACTTTGCTTCTGCCTCCTTCCGCCGCGACGCCTCCTCACGCTTCCACCCGAAGCATCGCTGGGGTAACTTCTACTCCCTCGGTGGCGCTTACCTGATCTCGAACGAAGAGTTCTTCAAGTGCAAAGCTTTCGACATGCTCAAGATCAAGTTCTCCATCGGTCAGCAGGGTAACGACAATATCGACGACTTCTACTACACCGACCGCTATGGCATCAACAACAACAACGACGCCCTCTCGCTCTCCTTTAGTGACAAAGGCAAAGAGGATATCACCTGGGAGACGAACACGAACGTCAACCTCGGCGCCGAGTTCGAGCTTTGGAAAGGCAAACTGACGGGCGACGTGGAGCTCTTCTATCGCAAGACGACCGACATGCTCAACTTCTTCACCGTGCCCCCCTCACTGGGTTACAACGGCTATTACGACAACATTGGCGACATGGTTAACAGCGGTGTCGAACTCGACCTCCACTACACGCCCATCAAGCGTAAGGATCTGGTGTGGACCATCAACTTCAACCTGACGCACTACAAGAACAAGATCTCTTACCTGCCCGAAGAGAAGAAGACGAACAACGAGGGCGGATACGAAGGCTATGTGAATGGCATCCGTTACTACGGTGAAGGTCTGCCCATCAACACCTGGCGCATTCATCGCTTTGCAGGTCTGTCTCCCGAAGGCAAGTCGCTGTGGTACTACACCGACAAGACGACCGGCGAAGAGAAGACGACGGACTCTTTCTCTAATGCGGACTATTACCTCTGCGGCGACCCGAACCCAGACCTCTACGGTGGTTTTGGCACCTCACTCAGCTTCCGCGGCTTCGACTTCTCCGCACAGTTCTCCTACTCCGTGGGTGGCAAGATCTACGACTACGGCTATGCAAGCATGATGTCTAACCCGATTGCCTCTTCGGCCAGTGGCTTCCGCCTGCACAAGGACGTCTTCAACGCATGGTCGCCCGAGAACACCAGCTCTGAAATTCCTCGCTGGTACTTCAACGACCTCGACGCCGCTGGACAGTCTGACCGCTTCCTGATCGACGGTAGCTACCTCAACCTCCAGAACATTCAGCTCGGCTATACCGTGCCTGAAAAGCTGACTAAGCGCCTCGGTGGCGTCCGCAACCTGCGCTTCTACGTCACCTGCGACAACATCTACTACTGGTCTAAACGCAAAGGCTTGGATCCGCGCACAACCACCACCGGTAGCACCTCCTCAGCTGGCGTGTCGCCCTATCGCACTTACTCTGCTGGCCTCAGCCTGCAATTCTAA
- a CDS encoding RagB/SusD family nutrient uptake outer membrane protein — protein MKKITLITKALACCVLLMAVGLNSCIEETFPESSTATKDQVMKSKSAMEALQNSIVGYINEYNSYERDLNYYNAYNFDFGYPAWGIMRDVMCEDFYIYSSDYDYFSTYGLCTSLGVNNTMSYVLYGYYFKLLKRANDLVGLIDKETTDPLLKQYAGVAHTCRALAYLDMARLYEYKKTGIAKLDNEAAANKVYGLTTQLVTEKTSETDARNNPRVPFQTMYKYILDELETAGNLLNGFTRSAKNLPNSAVVAGLKARTWLELGTRFEKYPADLAAFTAVRSDITSAKDCYAKAAQFAREAITASGAQPLTESDWFGGKSYTTGFNSILASSWMWGIITKEANVYSAYINFASNMCPEQTFGVANATYGATRTISKALFDQIPDADWRKASWIAPGDAGKAPGSKYRTLLTDDDFKTLAPYAGLKFKPNEGNMIDYKVGAAMDYPLMRVEEMYFIEAEALAASQGVAAGVSALESFMKTYRYDSYKCSATTLADFRKELMLQKRIEFWGEGIIFWDYKRLELKVTRGYKDTNCPVGYRMNSIEGYCAPWFNIYFNKYETDQNKAIILNPDPSGVISDWTGQ, from the coding sequence ATGAAAAAGATAACTCTGATCACGAAAGCCCTCGCCTGCTGCGTACTGCTCATGGCAGTCGGCCTGAACAGTTGCATCGAAGAGACTTTTCCCGAGTCGTCTACGGCCACAAAGGATCAAGTCATGAAGTCTAAGAGCGCGATGGAAGCCCTGCAAAACTCCATCGTGGGCTACATCAACGAGTACAATAGTTACGAACGTGACTTGAACTACTACAATGCCTACAACTTCGACTTCGGATACCCCGCTTGGGGTATCATGCGCGATGTGATGTGCGAAGACTTCTACATCTACAGCTCCGACTATGACTACTTCTCCACGTACGGCCTTTGCACCAGCCTCGGTGTGAACAACACAATGAGCTACGTGCTCTACGGCTACTACTTCAAGCTCCTCAAGCGAGCCAACGACCTCGTCGGCTTGATCGACAAAGAGACCACCGACCCGCTCCTGAAGCAGTACGCAGGCGTGGCTCACACCTGTCGCGCGCTGGCTTACCTCGATATGGCACGCCTCTACGAATACAAGAAGACGGGCATCGCCAAACTCGACAACGAAGCGGCCGCCAACAAGGTCTATGGCCTCACCACGCAGCTCGTCACCGAGAAGACCTCCGAGACCGATGCGCGCAATAATCCACGCGTCCCCTTCCAGACGATGTACAAATACATCCTCGACGAACTGGAGACGGCCGGTAACCTCCTCAACGGCTTCACCCGGTCAGCCAAAAACCTGCCCAACTCCGCCGTTGTCGCCGGTTTGAAGGCCCGCACTTGGTTGGAGCTAGGCACACGCTTCGAGAAGTATCCCGCCGATCTGGCCGCCTTCACCGCCGTACGTTCGGACATCACCTCCGCGAAAGACTGCTACGCCAAGGCCGCACAGTTCGCCCGCGAAGCCATCACCGCCAGCGGTGCCCAGCCGTTGACGGAGAGCGATTGGTTCGGTGGCAAGAGCTACACCACGGGCTTCAACTCCATCCTCGCCTCCTCTTGGATGTGGGGTATCATAACCAAAGAGGCCAACGTCTACAGCGCCTACATCAACTTCGCTTCTAACATGTGCCCCGAACAGACCTTCGGCGTGGCTAACGCAACCTATGGAGCCACACGCACCATCAGCAAGGCTCTTTTCGATCAGATCCCCGACGCTGACTGGCGCAAAGCCTCCTGGATCGCACCCGGCGACGCAGGCAAGGCCCCGGGCTCGAAGTATCGCACCCTCCTCACCGACGACGACTTCAAAACGCTGGCTCCCTACGCTGGACTCAAGTTTAAGCCCAACGAAGGCAACATGATCGACTATAAGGTGGGCGCCGCCATGGACTATCCGCTGATGCGCGTCGAGGAGATGTACTTCATCGAGGCCGAAGCACTGGCTGCCAGCCAGGGCGTTGCGGCGGGCGTCTCTGCCTTGGAGAGCTTCATGAAGACGTATCGCTACGACTCCTATAAGTGCTCAGCCACGACCCTGGCCGACTTCCGCAAGGAATTAATGCTCCAAAAACGCATTGAATTCTGGGGCGAAGGCATCATCTTCTGGGATTACAAACGCCTCGAGCTGAAGGTTACCCGCGGATACAAGGACACGAACTGCCCCGTAGGTTACCGCATGAACTCGATCGAGGGATACTGTGCGCCGTGGTTCAACATCTACTTCAATAAGTACGAAACGGACCAGAACAAGGCCATCATCCTCAACCCCGATCCATCGGGCGTAATCTCCGACTGGACGGGCCAATAA